CACCGCCTCCAATTGAGGCTGGGGCCCAGGCTACGCCGTTGAACTTTAACACATCATTTAAAACTGGTGCAATGTTAGATACTGGCCTGGTCTGGATACTGGCCACCACCGGATTAGGGTAAGTTCCTGAAAGATCGCCACCAGCCGCACCATTGGGTGGCAGGGTAGCGGGGATGACTCCCGGGGCTAATTTGGCGAAGGTAACCGAACCGTCCAGCAGTTTGGTAGTAGTTACCTTACCATCTGCAATTAATGGATTGGGATAGGTGCCGGAAAGATCTCCACCTGCGGCACCATTGGGTGGTAAGGTAGCTGGGATGATTCCCGGGGCTAATTTGGGCAGTGTAACCGAACCATCCAGCAGTTTGGTGGTAGTTACTTTACCATCGGCAATTAATGGGTTTGGATAGGTACCGGAAAGATCGCCACCGGCAGGGCCGTTAGGAGGCAGAGTAGTTGGAATAACACCGGCAGCCAGTTTAGGCAAAGTTATGGCACCGTTTACTATTTTAGCTGTGGTAACCTTGTCATTGCCAATGGTTGGGTTAGGGTAGTTCCCGGTTAAGTCGCCCCCTGCAGGGCCCGTAAGTACTCCCGGAATACCCTGGACACCCTGTGGGCCTGCAGGGCCAATCGGACCCGCCGGACCTGCCGGGCCTGGTGTGCCGGCTGCTGCGTACAAAGCAAAAGGAACACTCATGAGTTGTGTAGTGCCCAATGCCGTATAGCTGCCTCCGCCAAGGGCCATCTCGACCTTGGCATATTGGTTGGCATTTTGCCATGGTATACCCGCAAATGTGCCTGTTAAGGCGGTTCCTTTACCAATTTGCAAAGTAAAAAGCCCGAGTTGGTTGGTGTTTAGCGAGTGCTCTTCCATATACTGGACAGGCCCGTTGGCAGCACCTCCGAGCACAGATATTTTAACTTTAACCGCCTGGTTGGATAAGACCGTTCCATTTGTATTTCTGGCTACCCCCTGGTAGTTTATTCCGGTTAAGCCGCTTTGTGCCAAAATATTTTGACTGGCAAAAAGCGTGATCAAGAAAGCGAATACAGTAAAATGTTTCATATAATTAGCGTTTAAATAGGTTTATGTGAATTATTTTTTTGCTGGTTTGCCCATAATAGGCGCGTAACTTAAGGTGAAGCGCATGGTGTTACGCATGACATATCTTTCGGCACTTGGGAAAATATAGCTGATATCGACACGGATGGGGTTTGCATTAAAACCCACACCTGCCGCAAAATGCTGTCTGTTCCCTTTTTCGGGGTTTTCATAAAAATAGCCGGTCCTTATAAAGAACTGGTCGTAGTAGGAGAACTCCAATCCACCGGCTATTGTAAATTCCTGCAATTCTTCTTTAAAGCCACCGGGTGCGTCGAATAATGAGCTGAACAATGCACTTGCTACACCTCTGTTGGGATCTTTTCCCTTTTCTATCTGGTTGGTTATGTTTCCCTCCTGATCGAGTTTGTAACGCGGTGGGGTAGGTACCATGAGTTTGTTTACATCCAGTAAAAGGGTTAACCTGTTTTCGGGTGTGGCATAGAGTGAATAACCCGCACCGACCCGGAGGTTCATGGGCATGAAGGTTGTTTGTACTTCGTTGTATTTTAGCTTGGTACCTATATTGGTTAAGGCAAGCCCCCAGTTAAACCGCCTGCCATATTTACCCTTTTGAGACAGTTTATCTGAATATAGGGAAATATCGGCTGCAAAGGCATCGGTACGTTTTAAGAGCAGGTTGTTATAGGTTCCGGACCCTATGTCGCTTTGAAAGTACCGTGCGGTTAAGGCCATAGCGAAGTTCTCACCAAACTTTCGGACATAACTGGCATCAATGGAAAATTCATTGGCTTTATAAGCCTCAAGCAATTCGCCGCTTTCATTCCTGAAGCTAATGGTACCCAAATCAAGGTATTTAACTGACAGTCCAAGGGCCTCTCTGTCGTTCAAGTGCCTGTACGCGGTTAAATAACCCAAATGCGAGTCTTTGGTAAGTTCTCTCATCCAGGGGGTATAAGATACACTTACCCCCATTTTTTCGCCAAATATCAGTTTAGCAGCATTGATGAAAATGGAGTTGGCGTCTACCGGTAAACCTGTTCCTGCCTCAGCTACCCCTGCGTTTCTGGCATCGGGACTGAGCAGCAGGAAGCCTGCACCGGTATTGACAACCCGGCTGTCCTGCTGCGCATAAATGTTAGGGCAGCAACAGACCATGCATGCTGTATAACATACAGCAAGGTAAATTGTACGTTTCATAGGTTTATTGTATAACTAGTTTTTCGGAATACTGCTTAAATGCTGCTTTGAGCACAACATAGTAAAGACCAGAAGACAGCCCTGAAATCAGCAAAGGATACTTCACTTTACCGGCCAGCAGGTTTACCGTAAAATTTCTGACTGTTTGCCCTGCGTTGTTAACCAGCTGCAGGTTAACAGGGCCTGATTTAAGTAAATCGAACTCTACATAAGTTGAGCCGGTGGCTGGGTTGGGATAAACAATGAAACTGTTGACGTAGTTGATTTCCGGGTCGGTTTCGTTACCCGCTACTTCTGGCTGCTGGAAGCCCTGTGTGACCAGTAGTGGAGGACTTTCAATAGGGTTTACCAGCACATCACCAATGGTGTATTGAATAATGGTGTTGTTGATTTGCGCGGTACCTCCAGTGCTTGCTACTACAGAACGCTGAAGCTGTGCTTGCTGTGCTGAGGCAGTTGTTCCGGTAGCTAAGGCAAAACAAATAGGGATGATCGTTTTCATAAAAGGTTGATTGTTAGAATTTAATTTAGACTATTCCAAGGTGTTGAAAATCATGATGTTTTTTGAAGAGAATGATTGAATGGTATGTTTAACGAGCGGGGAGTAATTCTGGTTGAGGGAAAAATAATTCCGTCCATCAGATTTGTCGGAAGGTAATATTTCATTTCTTCGTTTGTTAAGATTGTTAAATAGAATTGCTTAAAAGTAAGTGCTTTAGCAAAAAAGAAATAGTAAAAAACAACGGATTTTCAATTAAAGATCAAGGCTGTCTGTAAGCTTGCCTGTAAAGTTCAGCTGACCCATTTTATGCAATTGCGATGGGGTACAACCATAGAAATGTTTAAACTCCTTGATGAAGTGTGTCTGATCAAAGAACTCAAACCTATCTGCCAGATCTGTCCATTTCAGGCATGCGTTTTCACACAATAACCGCCTGAGCTGGCTAAAGCGGACGATCCTGCCGAAGGTTTTTGGGCCGAATCCGATCTTTTCTTTGAAATGATCGCGAAGGGTGGTGGGCGACATGGCTACTTCCCTGCAAAGTTCAGCGATGTGGATGTTTCCTGCATATGCTTTAATGAGATCACAGGCATATTCTACCCTTGCGGTGCAGATTTTTTCAGACAGGAACAAGCGCTGTAACAACCAGCTTTCAAGAATTGATATGACCTTTTGCGGAGATTTCATTTCATCCCGCATCTGACAGATCGTTAACTTTAATGCGGGAAACAAAGCCTCCATATCTGTAGCTGAATTCGTGAAATGATGCTGAGGAATGCCCAGGAGTTTGTAGGCACCAAAAGGTTTGAAATAAACCTGTACCACTTTCCTGGTAAAAGAGTCGAAGGAACGGAGCCGATCAAGAAAACCTACATAACTAAGGGGGTTTTTAAAAGTGTTGGTGGTATTGAGCTCGCGGATGAGTTTTTTTTCGTCAAGCGAAAAGCACATTACGGTATAGTCAACAGGAAAAATATGTATGGGGTTATTGCTATCGATTTGTTCATTTATTTCCACATAACCGTACGCCAGTATATAGGGCTGTAGCGCAGGGTTTGGGGTAAATGGATTGATAATCAAAACGTTTGCTTAGGTGTATAGCAAAAAAAACATTTTTTTGCTGCAATTACAAAAAAATGTTTTTCCATTTAACCCTTTGTCACAAGTTTGCCTGCTGGATTAATGACCTCCCCGTCAAAGTATTTAATTCAGTTGAAAGACGATTTTTCTGGCCAGATCAATTTCCTGCTTTGTGATGGTATGCGGTCTTCCCGGATAGATTTTTAACGTAACGCTGGCGTTCATCTTTTCAATAAGGCCTTTGCTCAACTCCACTCTTGAAACAGGTACATGCGGATCGGGGTCGCCGGTGGTGATCAATACAGGGGTTTGTTTAAAATTACCTGTATAATTTTGCATATGGATTTCCTTGCCAATCAATCCGCCTGTGAATGCAACTGCCCCGCCATACTTTGCTGCATTCCGGCTGATGTATTCCAGCGTTAAACAGGCGCCCTGGGAAAAACCGACAAAATAAATTCTATCCTGGGGAATCCCGGCATTTTCAATAACTGTAACCAGATCTTTGATGACTTGAAGTGCAGAATCTAAAGCGGGCTGGTTTTCTTTAACCGGTACCATGAAACTGTGAGGGTACCAGCTGTTATTTGTAGTCTGAGGTGCAAAGAACGCAGCTTCCTCTATTTGCAGGTGATCTGCTAAAGCAATAATGTCTGTCGCCGATGCCCCTCTGCCGTGAATAAAAATGACAGCACTTTTTGCTTCTGCTACCGGAACTCCGGCAGTAATTATATTTTTCTGATGAATATACATGCTAATCTAATTTTGGTAATATACTTTCTATTTCTTCTCTGCTGCTTTCGTACTGTACAGGTAGTTTTAAATTCCTGCCCAATTCTTCCAGCGGCTCATCTATGGTAAAGCCCGGATTATCTGTGGCAATTTCAAAAAGCACACCTCCCGGCTCGCGGAAATAAAGCGAATAGAAATAGTTACGGTCAATCTTTGGCGTGATGTTCAATCCCATTTCAACGATTTTATCTCTGAAATACATTAAGGTAGCTTCATCTTTTACCCGGAAAGCCACATGGTGTACTGATCCGCCTGCGATGTGTCCTATCGCCTCACCGGGTGCTTCTACCAGGTCTACAATAGCGGCCTGTTCAACCGCATCAGTTGTAAATCTGGAACGGTTAACTTCTTTCTCAGCTAATTTGTAACCAAATATTTGGGTTAACACTGCTGCGGTGCCTTCCATTTTATTGGTGGTGATGGTGACATGATGAAAACCATGAACAGCATTAGCTTTGGTTACTTCGGCAGTTTCCCACTGTGGCCTGTTGTCTTTAACTTTGGCCTCCGTAAGCTCAAATTTTAAACCGTCAGGGTCAAGAAAGGTGAGGTAACGTTCGCCAAACTTAACGGCTGGTTTATTGTAAATTACATTATGATCTTCAAAACGTTTTTGCCAGAACTCAAGGCTTCCTGCAGGAACGCTATAACCTATTTCTGTTGCCTGCCTTGTTCCCCTGCGCCCGGCTGGCATGCCTTCCCAGGGAAAGAATGTTAAGATACTTCCTGGTGTGCCCTTTTCATCTCCATAATAAAAGTGATAGGTATGCGGGTCATCAAAGTTAACCGTTTTTTTAATCAGTCTTAAACCTAATATGCGGGTGTAAAAATCATAGTTCCTTTTTGCATTTCCTGCGATTGCAGTAATGTGGTGAATACCTAAAATTTCGTTTTTCATAAATTTCCTTTTTTTTGATCACACAAAATTACGGCCTGTGAATTTTAAAAATCTTACCATAGATTAAGAAATGCGTAGCTTTATTTTCAGATATTTAAGTCATGACTAAATTTGTTCTCTTCCCTCTTTTGTTAATGGTAAGCTTGCTTACCCGGGCGCAGGATTCTATTGATGTAAGGATTTATCCGAAGTATGATAGTGTAGGTAAATTTCACCGCTTTCTGTTTGGTGAGAATTACCGTAAGGAATATGCGCTGCCTGTAAAAGTGCCGGTGATCAGGATCTCTGTGATAAAAGGAGGACTGACCCCCACACAGCGTGGCGGCGGGAACCAGTCGCATTCCCTGCGATTGGTA
This window of the Pedobacter africanus genome carries:
- the porV gene encoding type IX secretion system outer membrane channel protein PorV, translating into MKRTIYLAVCYTACMVCCCPNIYAQQDSRVVNTGAGFLLLSPDARNAGVAEAGTGLPVDANSIFINAAKLIFGEKMGVSVSYTPWMRELTKDSHLGYLTAYRHLNDREALGLSVKYLDLGTISFRNESGELLEAYKANEFSIDASYVRKFGENFAMALTARYFQSDIGSGTYNNLLLKRTDAFAADISLYSDKLSQKGKYGRRFNWGLALTNIGTKLKYNEVQTTFMPMNLRVGAGYSLYATPENRLTLLLDVNKLMVPTPPRYKLDQEGNITNQIEKGKDPNRGVASALFSSLFDAPGGFKEELQEFTIAGGLEFSYYDQFFIRTGYFYENPEKGNRQHFAAGVGFNANPIRVDISYIFPSAERYVMRNTMRFTLSYAPIMGKPAKK
- a CDS encoding T9SS type A sorting domain-containing protein, producing MKTIIPICFALATGTTASAQQAQLQRSVVASTGGTAQINNTIIQYTIGDVLVNPIESPPLLVTQGFQQPEVAGNETDPEINYVNSFIVYPNPATGSTYVEFDLLKSGPVNLQLVNNAGQTVRNFTVNLLAGKVKYPLLISGLSSGLYYVVLKAAFKQYSEKLVIQ
- a CDS encoding helix-turn-helix domain-containing protein; the encoded protein is MIINPFTPNPALQPYILAYGYVEINEQIDSNNPIHIFPVDYTVMCFSLDEKKLIRELNTTNTFKNPLSYVGFLDRLRSFDSFTRKVVQVYFKPFGAYKLLGIPQHHFTNSATDMEALFPALKLTICQMRDEMKSPQKVISILESWLLQRLFLSEKICTARVEYACDLIKAYAGNIHIAELCREVAMSPTTLRDHFKEKIGFGPKTFGRIVRFSQLRRLLCENACLKWTDLADRFEFFDQTHFIKEFKHFYGCTPSQLHKMGQLNFTGKLTDSLDL
- a CDS encoding alpha/beta hydrolase, with protein sequence MYIHQKNIITAGVPVAEAKSAVIFIHGRGASATDIIALADHLQIEEAAFFAPQTTNNSWYPHSFMVPVKENQPALDSALQVIKDLVTVIENAGIPQDRIYFVGFSQGACLTLEYISRNAAKYGGAVAFTGGLIGKEIHMQNYTGNFKQTPVLITTGDPDPHVPVSRVELSKGLIEKMNASVTLKIYPGRPHTITKQEIDLARKIVFQLN
- a CDS encoding ring-cleaving dioxygenase gives rise to the protein MKNEILGIHHITAIAGNAKRNYDFYTRILGLRLIKKTVNFDDPHTYHFYYGDEKGTPGSILTFFPWEGMPAGRRGTRQATEIGYSVPAGSLEFWQKRFEDHNVIYNKPAVKFGERYLTFLDPDGLKFELTEAKVKDNRPQWETAEVTKANAVHGFHHVTITTNKMEGTAAVLTQIFGYKLAEKEVNRSRFTTDAVEQAAIVDLVEAPGEAIGHIAGGSVHHVAFRVKDEATLMYFRDKIVEMGLNITPKIDRNYFYSLYFREPGGVLFEIATDNPGFTIDEPLEELGRNLKLPVQYESSREEIESILPKLD